The following coding sequences lie in one Terriglobia bacterium genomic window:
- a CDS encoding type Z 30S ribosomal protein S14, with amino-acid sequence MCKGTGSTFSSRQHNRCKICGRPRGYLRKFGICRLCFRGLALRGEIPGVSKSSW; translated from the coding sequence ATCTGCAAAGGGACTGGCAGCACTTTTTCCAGCCGCCAGCACAACCGCTGCAAGATTTGCGGGCGTCCCCGCGGATACCTGCGCAAGTTCGGCATTTGCCGCTTGTGTTTCCGCGGCCTGGCGCTGCGCGGCGAGATTCCCGGCGTTTCCAAGTCGTCCTGGTAG
- the rpsH gene encoding 30S ribosomal protein S8 has product MSLTDPVADFLARIRNGIRARQQKVDVPASKLKLEMARILKEEGFISNFKATEEEGRKVLRVYLKYGANNEAAISRLQRVSSPGCRVYVGRNEIPRVLGGMGINILTTPRGVMTGREARKQGVGGEILCEIW; this is encoded by the coding sequence ATGAGCTTGACCGATCCGGTCGCAGATTTCCTGGCGCGCATCCGCAACGGCATTCGCGCCCGCCAGCAGAAGGTGGACGTCCCCGCCTCCAAGCTCAAACTGGAGATGGCCCGCATCCTCAAGGAAGAGGGCTTTATCTCCAACTTCAAAGCCACGGAGGAGGAAGGCCGCAAGGTCTTGCGTGTCTATCTCAAGTACGGCGCTAACAACGAGGCTGCCATCTCGCGCCTGCAGCGCGTTTCCAGCCCCGGCTGCCGCGTCTACGTCGGGCGCAACGAGATTCCCCGCGTGCTGGGCGGCATGGGCATCAATATCCTGACCACCCCGCGCGGGGTCATGACCGGCCGCGAGGCCCGCAAGCAGGGCGTCGGCGGCGAAATTCTCTGCGAGATCTGGTGA
- the rplF gene encoding 50S ribosomal protein L6: MSRIGKKPIAIPQGVKISIDDNLVKVQGPKGALETRVPKGIKVAQQDGNLVATRENDQQAALHGLTRALINNAVEGVTKGWSREMEIVGIGYRAELKSKGIVVFSLGFSHPIEYPLPDGIAVAVDPKLTRLTISGIDRQKVGQVAAEMRALRPPDPYKNKGVRYYGERLKKKVGKTGAK, translated from the coding sequence ATGTCACGAATTGGAAAAAAGCCGATCGCCATTCCCCAGGGAGTGAAAATTTCCATCGACGACAACCTGGTGAAGGTGCAGGGACCCAAGGGTGCCCTGGAAACCCGCGTCCCCAAGGGCATCAAGGTCGCGCAGCAGGACGGAAACCTGGTCGCCACCCGCGAAAACGACCAGCAGGCCGCTCTGCATGGCCTGACTCGCGCCCTCATCAACAACGCCGTCGAGGGTGTCACCAAGGGCTGGAGTCGCGAAATGGAAATCGTCGGCATCGGCTACCGCGCCGAGCTCAAGAGCAAGGGCATCGTCGTTTTCAGCCTCGGCTTCTCCCACCCCATCGAGTACCCGCTGCCCGACGGTATCGCCGTCGCCGTGGACCCCAAGCTGACCCGCCTCACCATCAGCGGCATTGACCGCCAGAAGGTGGGTCAGGTGGCCGCCGAAATGCGCGCCCTGCGTCCGCCCGACCCGTACAAGAACAAGGGCGTGCGCTATTACGGTGAGCGCTTGAAGAAGAAGGTTGGCAAGACTGGTGCGAAATAG
- the rplR gene encoding 50S ribosomal protein L18 codes for MLTKTSKNQTRSKVHDRIRKRILGTPERPRLNVYRSLNHIYAQVIDDLHGKTIVCASTVEGAKASKRTGGNVASAKEVGKRVAERAKEKGIAKVVFDRGGYLYHGRIRALADAARAAGLQF; via the coding sequence ATGTTAACGAAGACTTCGAAAAATCAGACGCGCTCCAAGGTCCACGACCGCATTCGCAAGCGCATCCTCGGTACCCCGGAGCGTCCGCGCCTCAACGTGTATCGCTCGCTGAACCACATTTACGCCCAGGTCATTGACGACCTGCACGGCAAGACTATCGTGTGCGCAAGCACCGTGGAAGGCGCCAAGGCCAGCAAGCGCACCGGTGGCAACGTCGCCTCGGCCAAGGAAGTCGGCAAGCGCGTCGCCGAGCGCGCCAAGGAAAAGGGAATCGCCAAGGTGGTATTCGACCGCGGCGGCTACCTCTACCACGGACGCATCCGCGCCCTGGCCGACGCCGCCCGCGCCGCTGGGTTGCAATTTTAG
- the rpsE gene encoding 30S ribosomal protein S5, with translation MKRKLDAASYQLKDQVVAINRVTKVVKGGKNLSFAALVVVGDPSAAVVGYGSGKAKEVPQAIRKGIEAAKKNLVRVNINQTSIPHAVLGRFGSGMVLLKPAPEGTGVIAGGAVRAVMTSVGIQNVLTKSIGTTNPHNVVKATFDALRKLRDRREVAVLRGKSAEEL, from the coding sequence GTGAAAAGAAAACTCGATGCCGCCAGCTACCAGCTTAAGGACCAGGTGGTCGCCATCAATCGCGTCACCAAGGTGGTGAAAGGCGGCAAGAACCTTTCCTTCGCCGCGCTGGTCGTGGTCGGCGATCCCTCCGCCGCCGTGGTCGGCTACGGTTCCGGCAAAGCCAAGGAAGTGCCGCAGGCGATCCGCAAGGGCATCGAGGCCGCCAAGAAAAACTTGGTCCGGGTCAACATCAACCAGACCTCCATCCCGCACGCCGTTCTGGGACGATTCGGCTCCGGCATGGTGCTGTTGAAGCCCGCTCCGGAAGGCACCGGCGTCATTGCCGGCGGCGCGGTGCGTGCCGTTATGACTTCGGTCGGAATCCAGAACGTGCTGACCAAGTCCATCGGCACCACCAACCCGCACAACGTCGTCAAGGCGACCTTCGACGCGCTCAGGAAATTGCGCGATCGCCGCGAAGTCGCTGTCTTGCGCGGCAAGTCGGCGGAGGAACTGTAA
- the rpmD gene encoding 50S ribosomal protein L30, translating to MTNTKHNGNPGTIHLKWVRSAIAAPEKHKRVVRGLGFTRLNQVIEREDSPSIRGMVAKVPHLVKVVNE from the coding sequence ATGACGAATACAAAACACAATGGCAACCCAGGCACCATCCACCTCAAGTGGGTGCGCTCCGCCATCGCTGCGCCGGAAAAGCACAAGCGGGTTGTGCGTGGCCTCGGATTCACCCGCTTGAACCAGGTCATCGAGCGCGAAGACTCGCCCTCGATCCGCGGCATGGTCGCCAAAGTGCCGCACCTGGTGAAGGTGGTCAACGAATAG
- the rplO gene encoding 50S ribosomal protein L15 translates to MNLSTLRAPKRSSENRKRVGRGMGSGMGKTSTRGHKGQGSRSGSRIMRGFEGGQMPLHRRLPKRGFVNIFREEYAVVNLSDLASLGETNITPDFLRARGLVNGKDKRVKILGDGELQTALTVQAHKFSKSAEEKIKNAGGAATIIEIKAAAPVKNKFKAARAEKRAGKQKKQA, encoded by the coding sequence ATGAATCTATCGACATTACGAGCACCGAAACGCTCCTCCGAAAACCGCAAGCGCGTCGGCCGCGGCATGGGTTCGGGCATGGGCAAGACCTCCACTCGTGGACACAAGGGCCAGGGTTCGCGCAGCGGTTCGCGCATCATGCGCGGCTTTGAAGGCGGCCAGATGCCGCTGCACCGCCGCCTCCCCAAGCGCGGCTTCGTCAACATCTTCCGCGAGGAGTACGCGGTCGTGAACCTGTCCGACCTGGCCTCGCTCGGCGAGACCAACATCACGCCCGACTTCCTGCGCGCCCGCGGGCTGGTGAACGGCAAGGACAAGCGCGTCAAAATCCTCGGCGACGGCGAGCTCCAAACCGCCCTTACCGTGCAGGCGCACAAGTTCTCCAAGTCGGCGGAAGAAAAGATTAAGAATGCCGGCGGCGCCGCTACCATCATCGAAATTAAGGCGGCGGCCCCGGTGAAGAATAAGTTCAAGGCTGCCCGCGCCGAAAAACGCGCCGGCAAGCAGAAGAAGCAGGCCTAG
- the secY gene encoding preprotein translocase subunit SecY, whose translation MLEKLANVFRVPDLRKRILFTLGLLAVYRLGGHIPTPGINADLLQQFFEQNRGTFLGFVDLFSGGQLRRLTIFALGIMPYITASIILQLLTVVYEPLAKLQKEGELGRKKITEWTRYLTLILSAMQSFGIAITLERQTMSGGVPFVTNPGWGFVVMTVLTLTTGSVFIMWLGEQITERGIGNGMSLLIFAGIVVGLPRGVVDLVDKAKNAAWGAFTVPAMVLLIVLMVAVVAFIVFTERSERRIPVQYAKRVVGRKVMGGGSTHLPLRVNSGGVMPVIFASSLLTLPQTAGFFLRDNRYFGPLLRALSWGEPLYTLLYAVGIIFFAYFYVSIVFNPNEVADNMRKYGGFIPGIRPGKRTADTINEILTRITLVGAFYLIIISFIPEWMIAGIHLNHLPGALGRLFENLPTWMTNGLGVTFYFGGTSLLIVVGVAMDTVQQVEAQLIMRHYEGFTPRSGRIRGRRTWA comes from the coding sequence ATGCTGGAAAAGCTAGCTAACGTATTTCGCGTTCCCGACCTTCGCAAACGCATTCTGTTCACACTGGGATTGCTGGCCGTGTACCGTCTCGGCGGACACATCCCGACGCCGGGCATCAACGCCGACCTGCTGCAGCAGTTCTTTGAGCAGAACCGCGGTACCTTTCTCGGCTTCGTCGATCTGTTCAGCGGCGGTCAGCTTCGCCGACTGACCATCTTCGCACTCGGCATCATGCCTTACATCACCGCCTCCATCATTCTGCAATTGCTGACCGTGGTGTACGAGCCGCTGGCCAAATTGCAGAAGGAAGGCGAGCTGGGGCGCAAGAAGATCACCGAGTGGACGCGTTACCTGACGCTCATTCTCAGCGCCATGCAGTCGTTCGGCATCGCCATCACGCTGGAGCGCCAGACCATGTCCGGCGGCGTGCCCTTCGTCACCAACCCGGGTTGGGGATTCGTTGTGATGACCGTGCTCACCCTCACCACCGGCTCGGTCTTCATCATGTGGCTGGGCGAGCAGATCACAGAACGCGGCATCGGCAACGGCATGTCGTTGCTGATTTTTGCTGGCATCGTCGTCGGTCTCCCGCGCGGCGTCGTCGACCTGGTGGACAAGGCCAAGAACGCTGCCTGGGGCGCCTTCACTGTGCCCGCCATGGTCCTACTCATCGTGCTCATGGTCGCCGTCGTCGCTTTCATCGTCTTTACGGAGCGCAGCGAGCGCCGCATCCCGGTGCAGTATGCCAAGCGGGTCGTCGGACGCAAGGTCATGGGCGGCGGTTCCACTCACCTGCCCTTGCGCGTCAATTCCGGCGGCGTGATGCCGGTGATTTTCGCCTCCTCGTTGCTCACCTTGCCGCAGACCGCCGGCTTTTTCCTGCGTGACAACCGTTATTTCGGGCCGCTGCTGCGCGCGCTTTCCTGGGGCGAGCCGCTCTACACCCTGCTCTACGCCGTCGGCATCATTTTCTTTGCCTACTTCTACGTCTCGATTGTCTTCAACCCCAACGAGGTTGCCGACAACATGCGCAAGTACGGCGGCTTCATTCCCGGCATCCGGCCCGGCAAGCGCACCGCCGACACGATCAACGAAATCCTGACCCGCATCACTCTGGTCGGCGCGTTCTACCTGATCATCATCTCCTTCATTCCGGAATGGATGATCGCCGGCATTCACCTCAACCATTTGCCCGGCGCGCTCGGCCGGCTGTTCGAGAATCTCCCGACCTGGATGACCAATGGCCTCGGCGTCACCTTCTATTTCGGCGGCACCTCGCTGCTGATCGTTGTCGGCGTCGCCATGGATACGGTGCAGCAGGTGGAGGCGCAATTGATCATGCGCCATTACGAGGGCTTTACCCCGCGCAGCGGACGCATCCGCGGCCGCCGCACTTGGGCGTAG
- a CDS encoding adenylate kinase has protein sequence MLLLKLKLEAETAFMLNKTIGPIILLGAPGAGKGTQAKLIVERYGVPQISTGDLLRDHVSRATELGKQAKAIMDRGELVPDDLVNNMVAERLSRPDTARGFILDGYPRTVAQAQWLDMYLPGKVFENQGDYKLPPVVIDIALGYNQLLRRLTGRRSCPTCGRIYNVYFQPPRVADLCDVDGAKLVTRRDDCEEVISERLRAYQRQTLPLAGFYRAKGQLVEVNGDQDASAVSRDVLKVIDGHRL, from the coding sequence ATGCTTTTGCTGAAACTGAAACTCGAAGCTGAAACCGCTTTCATGTTAAACAAAACGATTGGCCCTATCATCCTGTTGGGGGCACCCGGCGCCGGCAAGGGAACACAAGCGAAGCTCATTGTCGAGCGTTACGGCGTGCCCCAGATCTCCACTGGAGATCTGCTGCGCGACCATGTCTCGCGCGCCACCGAGCTCGGCAAGCAGGCCAAGGCCATCATGGACCGCGGCGAGCTGGTTCCCGACGACCTGGTCAACAATATGGTCGCCGAGCGCCTCTCCCGCCCCGATACGGCACGTGGGTTTATACTGGACGGTTATCCGCGCACCGTGGCTCAGGCCCAGTGGCTGGACATGTACTTGCCCGGCAAGGTCTTTGAAAATCAGGGAGATTACAAGCTTCCCCCGGTTGTGATCGACATCGCGCTGGGATATAATCAACTACTACGTCGGCTCACCGGTCGGCGCTCTTGTCCCACCTGCGGGCGTATTTACAACGTGTACTTCCAGCCTCCCCGCGTTGCTGATCTCTGCGACGTTGATGGCGCGAAGCTTGTTACACGCCGTGACGATTGCGAGGAAGTGATCTCCGAACGTCTCAGGGCTTACCAGCGGCAGACCCTGCCTCTGGCTGGTTTTTACCGCGCCAAGGGACAGTTGGTCGAGGTCAACGGGGACCAGGACGCCAGCGCCGTCAGTCGAGACGTGCTGAAAGTGATTGATGGCCATCGTTTGTAA
- the map gene encoding type I methionyl aminopeptidase: MAIVCKSPSELDKMRASGRIVRQVLDTVRAMVEPGVTTMDLERAAEKKIKELGAKPAFKGYYDYPCVLCTSVNQEIVHGIPSPKRMLKDGDIVSIDCGVVLDGYYGDAAITVPVGDKLAPDVQKLLEVTEASLYRGIAAARIGNTVGDVGAAVQELVEANGFSVVREFVGHGIGTRLHEDPQVPNYGTRGHGARLREGMVIAIEPMVNAGTPGARVLDDKWTAVTEDGSFSAHFEHCVAVTTDGPLILTQ; encoded by the coding sequence ATGGCCATCGTTTGTAAATCGCCGTCCGAGCTGGACAAGATGCGCGCTTCGGGCCGCATCGTGCGTCAGGTGCTGGACACGGTCCGCGCCATGGTCGAGCCCGGGGTCACCACCATGGACCTGGAGCGGGCGGCGGAGAAGAAGATCAAGGAACTCGGCGCCAAGCCGGCCTTCAAGGGTTATTACGACTACCCTTGCGTGCTGTGTACCTCGGTTAATCAGGAGATCGTCCACGGCATTCCGTCGCCGAAACGGATGCTCAAGGACGGCGATATAGTCTCCATTGACTGCGGCGTCGTGCTCGACGGCTATTATGGTGACGCGGCCATTACCGTGCCGGTGGGCGACAAGCTCGCCCCCGACGTGCAGAAGCTTCTGGAAGTCACGGAAGCCTCGCTTTACCGCGGCATCGCCGCCGCCCGCATTGGCAATACCGTGGGCGACGTCGGCGCCGCCGTGCAGGAATTGGTCGAGGCCAACGGCTTCAGCGTGGTGAGAGAATTTGTCGGCCATGGCATCGGGACGCGCTTGCACGAAGATCCGCAGGTCCCCAATTACGGTACCCGCGGACACGGCGCTCGGCTGCGCGAAGGCATGGTGATCGCCATCGAGCCCATGGTTAATGCCGGCACTCCCGGCGCCCGCGTGCTCGACGACAAGTGGACCGCAGTGACCGAAGACGGCAGCTTTAGCGCCCACTTCGAGCACTGCGTCGCCGTTACCACCGACGGCCCCCTGATTCTGACCCAGTAG
- the infA gene encoding translation initiation factor IF-1 — protein sequence MSKEDAIEVMAVVIEPLPNAMFKVELENKHQVLAHVSGKMRKNFIRILPGDRVAVELSPYDLTRGRIVYRYK from the coding sequence ATGAGTAAAGAAGACGCGATTGAAGTCATGGCGGTGGTCATCGAGCCGCTGCCCAACGCAATGTTCAAGGTCGAACTGGAAAACAAGCACCAGGTACTGGCGCACGTTTCCGGAAAGATGCGCAAGAACTTCATTCGTATTTTGCCCGGCGATCGGGTCGCGGTGGAGCTTTCTCCCTACGACCTCACCCGCGGGCGCATTGTGTATCGCTACAAATAG
- the rpmJ gene encoding 50S ribosomal protein L36, with protein sequence MKVRASVKKICDKCKVIRRKGVVRVICENTKHKQRQG encoded by the coding sequence ATGAAAGTTCGGGCTTCAGTTAAAAAGATTTGCGACAAGTGCAAAGTCATCCGCCGCAAGGGCGTGGTGCGGGTGATTTGCGAAAACACGAAACATAAACAACGCCAGGGATAA
- the rpsM gene encoding 30S ribosomal protein S13, protein MARIAGVDLPRNKHTRIALTYIYGIGHPRSARILAAANVDGAKKVQDLNEEEVNRIRQVIEGEGNVEGDLRKDVSMHIKRLIEIGSYRGFRHRRNLPVRGQRTHTNARTRKGPRKGTVAAKKKTATKT, encoded by the coding sequence ATGGCCAGAATTGCCGGCGTGGACCTTCCGCGCAACAAGCACACTCGCATCGCGCTGACTTACATCTACGGCATCGGACACCCGCGCTCCGCCCGCATCCTGGCGGCCGCCAACGTGGATGGCGCCAAGAAGGTGCAGGACCTCAACGAAGAAGAGGTCAACCGTATCCGCCAGGTCATTGAGGGCGAAGGCAACGTTGAGGGCGACCTGCGTAAGGACGTCTCGATGCACATCAAGCGCCTGATCGAGATCGGCTCGTATCGCGGCTTCCGTCACCGCCGCAACTTGCCGGTTCGCGGCCAGCGCACCCATACCAACGCGCGCACTCGCAAGGGCCCGCGTAAAGGCACCGTGGCCGCCAAGAAGAAGACCGCCACGAAAACCTAA
- the rpsK gene encoding 30S ribosomal protein S11, whose translation MAKPAEATVAGAPAKKGKTKKFKKRERKNVPFGVAHIQASFNNTIVTISDHQGNVLSWKSSGSLGFRGSRKGTPFAAQQAAMNAANMAREHGLRAVEVRVSGPGSGRESAIRALAAAGIEVRQIKDVTPMPHNGCRPPKRRRV comes from the coding sequence ATGGCGAAACCAGCAGAAGCGACCGTTGCCGGAGCACCGGCGAAAAAAGGCAAGACCAAGAAGTTCAAGAAGCGTGAGCGCAAGAATGTCCCCTTTGGCGTCGCTCACATTCAGGCGTCGTTCAACAACACCATCGTGACCATCTCCGACCATCAGGGCAACGTGCTCTCCTGGAAGAGTTCGGGATCGCTGGGCTTCCGCGGATCGCGCAAGGGTACGCCCTTTGCCGCGCAGCAGGCCGCCATGAACGCCGCCAACATGGCGCGCGAGCACGGCCTCCGCGCGGTGGAAGTCCGTGTCAGCGGACCCGGTTCGGGCCGCGAGTCGGCCATCCGGGCGCTGGCCGCCGCTGGCATCGAGGTGCGTCAGATCAAGGACGTCACCCCCATGCCGCACAACGGCTGCCGTCCGCCGAAACGGCGCAGAGTGTGA
- the rpsD gene encoding 30S ribosomal protein S4 has product MARYTGAVCRLCRREGMKLFLKGAKCFSDKCPIENRNFAPGQHGKDRKAKIVGYGLQLREKQKAKRIYFTNEGQFRNYYEKAARAKGVTGEVLLQQLERRLDNVVYRLGFAASRRQSRQVVRHGHIQVNGRKVDIPSYQVKPGDEIAVRETSRKVPVILAAVEYSSHQPTPNWLEIDRENLKGRVIAVPKREDVNLPVNEQLIVELYSK; this is encoded by the coding sequence TTGGCTCGATACACAGGTGCAGTCTGCCGCCTTTGCCGCCGCGAAGGCATGAAGCTCTTCCTTAAAGGGGCGAAGTGCTTCAGCGATAAATGCCCCATCGAAAACCGCAACTTTGCTCCCGGTCAGCACGGCAAGGACCGCAAGGCAAAGATCGTCGGCTACGGCCTGCAGTTGCGCGAGAAGCAGAAAGCCAAGCGCATCTACTTCACCAACGAAGGCCAGTTCCGCAACTATTACGAAAAGGCGGCGCGCGCCAAGGGCGTCACCGGCGAAGTGCTCCTGCAGCAACTGGAGCGCCGTCTCGACAACGTCGTTTACCGTCTCGGCTTTGCGGCCTCGCGCCGCCAGTCGCGCCAAGTGGTGCGCCACGGCCACATCCAGGTCAACGGCCGCAAGGTGGACATTCCCTCGTACCAGGTGAAGCCCGGCGACGAGATCGCGGTGCGTGAGACTAGCCGGAAAGTGCCGGTCATCCTCGCCGCCGTCGAGTACAGCAGCCATCAACCGACGCCCAACTGGCTCGAGATCGACCGCGAGAATCTCAAGGGCCGCGTCATTGCGGTCCCGAAACGCGAAGACGTGAATCTGCCCGTCAACGAGCAGCTCATCGTCGAACTGTACAGCAAGTAA
- a CDS encoding DNA-directed RNA polymerase subunit alpha, whose amino-acid sequence MQLLWKGFQKPKRLAADTETLTDKYGRFWAQPFERGFGTTIGNALRRVLLSSIEGAAVTAVKIEGVLHEFQSIPGVVEDATDIILNLKQVPFKLNGEGPKAIYLRADQPGVVTSGMIEADADVEVLDKDAYIATVSEGGKLDMEMRLKRGRGYISADKNFEEDLGIGFIPIDSVHSPVRKCNYTVEAARLGQITDYDKLTLEVWTNGSVAPADSIGLAAKLLKDHMNIFINFEEEMETAAAAEERKPEIRNENLNRSVEELELSVRSYNCLKNANIQSIGELVQKTESEMLKTKNFGRKSLNEIKEILASMGLGLGMRIDEHGNAVAPTQQPSAVSSFEPQQ is encoded by the coding sequence ATGCAATTGCTTTGGAAAGGCTTCCAGAAACCCAAGCGCCTGGCCGCCGACACCGAAACCCTTACCGACAAGTACGGTCGCTTCTGGGCCCAGCCCTTTGAGCGCGGTTTCGGCACCACCATCGGCAACGCCCTGCGCCGCGTCCTCCTCAGCTCCATCGAGGGTGCGGCCGTCACCGCCGTTAAGATCGAGGGCGTGCTCCACGAGTTCCAGTCCATTCCCGGCGTGGTTGAGGACGCCACCGACATCATCCTCAACCTCAAGCAGGTGCCCTTCAAGCTCAACGGCGAAGGCCCCAAGGCCATCTACCTGCGCGCCGACCAGCCCGGCGTGGTCACCTCCGGCATGATCGAGGCCGACGCCGACGTCGAAGTCCTCGACAAGGACGCCTACATCGCTACCGTTAGCGAGGGTGGCAAACTCGACATGGAAATGCGCCTCAAGCGCGGTCGCGGCTACATCTCCGCCGACAAGAACTTCGAGGAGGACCTCGGCATCGGCTTCATCCCCATTGACTCCGTGCACTCGCCCGTGCGCAAGTGCAACTACACCGTGGAAGCCGCCCGTCTCGGCCAGATCACCGACTACGACAAGCTCACCCTCGAAGTCTGGACCAATGGCTCCGTCGCCCCCGCTGATTCCATCGGCCTCGCCGCCAAGCTGCTCAAGGACCACATGAACATCTTCATCAACTTCGAGGAGGAGATGGAGACCGCGGCCGCCGCCGAAGAGCGCAAGCCGGAAATTCGCAACGAGAACCTCAACCGCTCCGTCGAGGAACTGGAGCTCAGCGTTCGCAGCTACAACTGCCTCAAGAACGCCAATATCCAGTCTATCGGCGAGCTGGTGCAGAAGACTGAATCCGAAATGCTCAAGACCAAGAACTTCGGCCGCAAGTCGCTCAACGAGATCAAGGAAATCCTGGCCTCCATGGGACTTGGCCTCGGCATGAGGATCGACGAGCACGGCAACGCTGTCGCTCCCACTCAGCAGCCGTCCGCCGTGAGTTCCTTCGAGCCACAGCAGTAA
- the rplQ gene encoding 50S ribosomal protein L17 codes for MRHLKAGKKLGRNTSHRRALLRNLVTSLILEERIQTTEPKAKAMRPHVEKMITLGKRGDVAARRLAASYLMTRAAVDKLFDTVAPRMGDRNGGYLRIIRTGWQKGDGAEKAFVELLGSEKAIAEKQHKRAEARAKRREEAKKAMEEAEAQAAPEASAEPEPKPETKGEKE; via the coding sequence ATGCGTCACTTAAAAGCTGGCAAGAAACTCGGCCGTAACACCAGCCACCGTCGCGCCCTGCTGCGCAACCTGGTCACTTCGCTCATTCTCGAAGAGCGTATCCAAACCACCGAACCCAAGGCCAAGGCCATGCGCCCGCACGTCGAGAAGATGATCACCCTCGGCAAGCGTGGCGACGTCGCCGCCCGCCGCCTCGCCGCCTCCTACCTGATGACGCGCGCCGCCGTCGACAAGCTCTTCGACACCGTCGCGCCCCGCATGGGCGACCGCAACGGGGGCTATCTGCGCATCATCCGCACCGGTTGGCAGAAGGGCGACGGCGCCGAAAAGGCCTTTGTCGAGCTGCTCGGCAGCGAGAAAGCCATTGCCGAGAAGCAGCACAAGCGCGCCGAAGCCCGTGCCAAGCGCCGCGAGGAAGCCAAGAAGGCGATGGAAGAAGCCGAAGCCCAGGCCGCCCCGGAAGCCTCGGCCGAACCCGAACCCAAACCCGAAACCAAGGGCGAAAAAGAGTAG
- a CDS encoding VanZ family protein, translating into MPSTSDAVRRAWAPALLWLAVIAWESTPYASSDDTGDVFSSIIGFFDLHIALAQLQLINEVARKAGHFAGYAILSLLMLRAWWTTLMLPRWAKQLPSWKAMLRSWSARAAAIALASTVVVAALDEWHQTMLPERTGTMRDVALDAMAAACVQLLLIAVSDARGKFLAIRN; encoded by the coding sequence ATGCCCAGCACATCCGACGCTGTTCGCCGAGCCTGGGCGCCTGCCCTGCTGTGGCTGGCCGTGATCGCGTGGGAGTCCACGCCGTACGCCTCGTCGGACGATACTGGAGACGTTTTTTCTTCCATCATCGGTTTTTTCGATCTGCACATCGCACTTGCACAACTTCAACTCATCAATGAGGTGGCGCGGAAAGCAGGGCATTTCGCCGGTTATGCCATTCTCAGTCTGCTTATGCTGCGGGCGTGGTGGACAACCCTGATGCTGCCGCGCTGGGCAAAGCAGTTGCCGTCATGGAAGGCGATGCTGCGTTCCTGGAGCGCGCGCGCGGCGGCGATCGCGCTGGCGTCAACCGTTGTGGTGGCGGCGCTCGACGAATGGCACCAGACCATGCTTCCCGAGCGAACCGGAACCATGCGCGACGTCGCGTTGGACGCGATGGCGGCGGCGTGCGTGCAGTTGTTACTGATCGCGGTGAGCGATGCGCGAGGGAAGTTTTTAGCGATTAGGAATTAG